Proteins from one Oenanthe melanoleuca isolate GR-GAL-2019-014 chromosome 1, OMel1.0, whole genome shotgun sequence genomic window:
- the SYTL2 gene encoding synaptotagmin-like protein 2 isoform X1 — protein MKVNDESVSKVLDWFKRSSSTEDEELVSMKSQGREPREKVDVSIRTAVLPTEHSGPDMHENTEDIEERPFGKIKQQSSISSTSFTSENMQLIKERVKPKTGEANEKQNDKFLTEFDCTRVEEKEHGQEIKQQNKKSNLLEHQGHKLPAQKCESEKAIQEKRRIRAIRAFWEGDKTIPSHGEKVSINADSSGGRALTGLRESDKPSAVYPPKALHEQSKNTLRSPELSCVSQASRNKSHQSFESGPGHAFEKPGGTLQSDEAREFTELPKASNLNPRAGVNSASSKSKDKDEKKVAASSQQKPSFQVLSLKEKMNEKSQNQILDPSHFQSLRNFWDTGVKFQSSIGREDDSLPYNTKSITYERKSKEDKGGDNVNKQGLIQQQTQTSEKEKIQKLDSAVRKESLESPILKGLNVTHTTNTDSLQLDRQAVTSKSQEKTGLPEQEVKELREKGIVSSKHHHGSLQLQSAGDKAALKETVVGDKLYLPIEKEENKTGPLDKEEVAETVDKVVLPKGELDIFKSCLKKLEKEASEMSCSLNLKGNILKGKHFQSNPCKVFERTGEDSHDIFSVERGEEIGKSTGQVNVSSTDKHENRKSLRKLFREFEPLNLQYQAAEKDDTLEGSQRPQAGLQNLLRETFVSQPSEYRRVGMKTYDDSNSMSQTNCNAESAHQEATGQPEEVRETIEKSVAGSKDNGLSSALGKLLKEASETPPPKPKRADSTAWETAEEQVRTVYEHGGEVLQEICETVERSVAPSKASGLSSALESLLKEASETPSPKPKCADSTAQRTAEVQDKGMMYEHGEEMLQEISETIERSVAPCKVNGLSSALKRLLKEASETPPPKPKRADSTAQRTAEVQDKSTTYECDGQLLQEIHEIIEKSVAPSSDSGLSSALERLLKEASETPPPKQKHADSTVQRTLEVEAKSMTYKHGGEVPQEITENIEKSVAPSKASGLSSALERMLKEASETPSPKPKHADSTVQGTAEVKAVSTAYEHDGEPLQEIGETTERCALSSTGYRGSDVDFQNLPKEVSETPASVLENTDKKIHNKIQTSVGIHVLHQQDSDHPQEIQETIEKTSVSNIAKFEFSRSVEKLLHEASAVSCPITKDLYQQEEFEDHTFPSEKETLFMTRSQPYNALSSYDTQLEIVLKEGAREKYVKASVNDLAVSEIEASSFKRDGAINRIEERIMIPVDLHPLEGKTNMVAIKPFEINEKGMNESTFLETSEQYPEFQALVNFRRASTPLNDESNSPQPEAAQFCQMSLHEDNNEEEGNNLNLGSRISNENSDSLSGTGSSTRSEEELNPVLMALKRSADRKKPSKSLEDIPSATSNKEKINKPKEELVLSAEDGPKPDQHQEGTENAAEISTVTSQPDKLFSNPEKLKGLSKSVPSFLQEESDDRETDTASESSYSFGRIKKSPSSLTNLSSSSGMASLSSVSGSLMSIYSADFGSVDVKGNIQFAIDYVEKLNELHIFICQCKDLAVADVKRQRSDPYVKTYLLPEKYRLGKRKTSVKKKTFNPVYNEILRYKIEKELLTNQSLNISVWHNDTFGRNSFLGEVELDLGAWDWNDPSNKQINWFPLKPRTSAVTLNLENRGEMKLALQYVPHPIGGKKTLSTGEVHIWVKECHNLPLLRGNRLNSFIKCTILPDTSRKSRQKTRTVAKTTNPVFNHTMVYDGFRPEDLKEACIELTVWDHNKLANHFLGGLRIGLGTGKSYGTTVDWMDSTSDETALWEKMMNSPNTWVEDTLPLRMLMVAKLTK, from the exons ATGAAAGTGAATGATGAATCTGTATCAAAAGTTTTAGACTGGTTTAAAAGAAGTTCTAGTACTGAAGATGAGGAACTTGTATCAATGAAGTCCCAAGGCAGGGAGCCCAGAGAGAAAGTGGATGTGTCAATCAGAACAGCAGTTCTTCCCACAGAACACAGTGGGCCTGACATgcatgaaaatacagaagataTAGAAGAGAGACCGTTTGGAAAGATTAAACAACAGAGCAGTATTTCATCTACATCCTTTACTTCAGAAAACATGCAGCTGATAAAGGAGAGAGTGAAGCCTAAGACAGGggaagcaaatgaaaagcaaaatgataAATTTCTAACTGAATTTGATTGTACAAGAgttgaagaaaaagaacatgGTCAAGaaatcaaacaacaaaataaaaaatcaaatctcTTGGAACATCAAGGGCACAAGCTACCAGCTCAGAAATGTGAATCAGAGAAAGcaatacaagaaaaaagaagaataaggGCGATCAGAGCATTCTGGGAAGGAGATAAAACTATCCCCAGTCATGGAGAGAAAGTTAGTATCAATGCTGATTCATCAGGTGGCCGTGCATTGACAGGTCTCAGAGAAAGTGACAAACCATCTGCAGTGTATCCCCCTAAGGCACTGCATGAGCAGAGCAAGAATACATTAAGAAGTCCTGAACTAAGTTGTGTGAGCCAGGCTTCAAGAAACAAAAGTCACCAGTCTTTTGAATCTGGACCAGGCCATGCATTTGAAAAGCCAGGAGGGACACTTCAATCTGATGAAGCTCGTGAATTTACAGAGCTCCCAAAAGCCAGTAACTTGAATCCCAGAGCTGGTGTCAATTCAGCTTCCtcaaaaagcaaagacaaagaTGAGAAGAAAGTCGCTGCTTCTTCCCAACAGAAGCCCAGCTTCCAGGTTttgtctttaaaagaaaagatgaatgAAAAGTCCCAGAATCAAATTTTAGATCCTTCACACTTCCAGAGTCTGAGAAACTTCTGGGATACTGGAGTTAAATTCCAGAGCAGCATTGGCAGGGAAGATGATTCTTTGCCATATAACACTAAATCAATAACCtatgaaagaaaatcaaaagaagATAAAGGCGGAGATAATGTGAACAAGCAAGGGTTAATTcaacaacaaacccaaacatctgagaaagaaaaaatacagaaactaGATTCTGCGGTACGCAAAGAGTCTCTAGAATCTCCTATCCTAAAAGGTCTGAATGTGACACACACAACAAATACAGACTCTCTCCAGCTGGACAGACAAGCAGTTACCtcaaaatcccaggaaaagaCGGGTCTTCCAGAGCAAGAAGTTAAAGAACTTAGAGAAAAAGGCATTGTTTCATCAAAACATCATCATGGATCCTTGCAGCTCCAGTCAGCTGGTGATAAAGCTGCTTTAAAGGAGACAGTAGTAGGGGATAAACTATATTTACCTatagaaaaagaggaaaacaagactGGTCCTTTGGATAAAGAGGAAGTTGCAGAGACTGTGGATAAAGTTGTTCTACCTAAAGGTGAGCTTGATATATTTAAATCATGTCTAAAGAAGCTAGAAAAGGAAGCCTCTGAGATGTCATGTAGCTTAAAcctaaaaggaaatattttaaaagggaaaCATTTTCAGTCAAATCCATGCAAGGTCTTTGAGAGAACAGGGGAAGACAGTCatgatattttttctgttgagCGAGGAGAAGAAATAGGCAAAAGTACAGGACAAGTGAATGTGTCATCAACAGATAAGCATGAGAACAGAAAAAGTCTCAGAAAACTGTTTAGGGAATTTGAACCTTTGAATCTGCAATATCAGGCAGCAGAAAAGGATGATACTCTTGAGGGCTCTCAGAGGCCTCAAGCTGGTTTGCAGAACCTTCTCAGAGAAACCTTTGTATCTCAACCTTCTGAATACAGAAGGGTGGGAATGAAAACATATGACGACTCAAATAGTATGTCACAGACTAACTGCAATGCAGAATCAGCACACCAAGAAGCTACTGGTCAGCCTGAAGAGGTACGTGAGACCATAGAGAAGTCTGTAGCTGGATCCAAGGACAATGGCTTGAGTTCTGCTCTAGGGAAGCTGCTGAAGGAGGCTTCTGAAACACCACCTCCTAAACCCAAACGTGCTGACAGCACAGCATGGGAGACTGCTGAGGAGCAAGTTAGGACAGTGTATGAACATGGTGGAGAAGTGCTGCAGGAGATCTGTGAGACTGTAGAAAGGTCTGTTGCCCCATCCAAGGCCAGTGGCTTGAGTTCTGCTTTAGAGAGTCTGCTGAAGGAGGCCTCTGAAACACCCTCTCCTAAACCCAAATGtgctgacagcacagcacaaaggaCTGCTGAGGTGCAAGATAAAGGCATGATGTATGAGCATGGTGAAGAGATGCTGCAGGAAATCAGTGAGACCATAGAAAGGTCTGTTGCCCCATGCAAGGTTAATGGCTTGAGTTCTGCTTTAAAGAGGCTGCTGAAGGAGGCCTCTGAAACACCCCCTCCTAAACCCAAACGtgctgacagcacagcacagagaactgCTGAGGTGCAAGATAAAAGCACAACTTACGAGTGTGAtgggcagctgctgcaagaAATCCATGAGATAATAGAAAAGTCTGTTGCCCCATCTTCAGACAGTGGCTTGAGTTCTGCTTTAGAGAGGCTGCTGAAGGAGGCCTCTGAAACACCCCCTCCGAAACAAAAACATGCTGACAGCACAGTACAGAGAACTCTGGAAGTGGAAGCTAAAAGCATGACCTATAAGCATGGTGGAGAGGTACCTCAAGAAATCACTGAGAATATAGAGAAGTCTGTTGCCCCATCCAAGGCCAGTGGCTTGAGTTCTGCTTTAGAGAGGATGCTGAAGGAGGCCTCTGAAACACCCTCTCCTAAGCCCAAACATGCTGACAGCACAGTACAGGGGACTGCTGAGGTGAAAGCTGTGAGCACAGCCTATGAGCATGATGGAGAGCCGCTGCAGGAAATTGGTGAGACCACAGAAAGATGTGCACTGTCCAGCACTGGGTATAGAGGGTCTGATGTTGATTTTCAGAATCTACCAAAAGAGGTCTCTGAAACACCAGCTTCTGTGCTGGAAAATACGGATAAGAAAATTCATAATAAAATACAGACTAGTGTAGGTATACATGTTCTACATCAACAAGACAGTGATCACCCTCAAGAAATACAAGAAACTATAGAAAAAACTTCTGTTTCAAATATTGCAAAATTTGAATTCAGTCGCTCTGTAGAAAAACTTCTTCATGAAGCATCTGCAGTTTCATGTCCAATAACAAAAGATTTGTATCAGCAAGAGGAATTTGAGGATCATACATTTCCATCAGAAAAAGAGACTCTATTCATGACAAGGTCACAGCCATACAATGCCCTAAGTAGCTATGATACACAATTGGAGATAGTTCTCAAAGAGGGAGCTCGAGAAAAATATGTCAAAGCCTCAGTTAATGATCTTGCAGTAAGTGAAATTGAAGCTTCTAGTTTTAAAAGAGATGGAGCTATTAACAGAATAGAAGAGAGAATCATGATTCCTGTTGATCTTCATCCCTTGGAAGGCAAGACCAATATGGTTGCAATCAAACCATTTGAGATAAATGAAAAAGGGATGAATGAAAGCACATTCTTGGAGACTTCTGAACAGTATCCAGAATTTCAAGCACTGGTGAATTTCAGAAGAGCAAGTACACCACTTAATGATGAAAGCAACTCCCCCCAGCCAGAAGCAGCTCAGTTCTGCCAAATGTCTCTGCATGAGGATAACAATGAAGAGGAAGGCAACAACTTAAATTTGGGATCCAGGATTTCCAATGAAAACTCTGATTCCCTCTCCGGAACCGGAAGTTCAACTC GTTCTGAAGAAGAATTAAACCCTGTTTTGATGGCATTGAAAAGGAGTGCAGATAGGAAAAAGCCTTCCAAAAGTCTAGAGGACATTCCATCAGCCACCTCAA ataaagaaaaaataaataaaccaaaggAAGAATTAGTTCTTAGTGCTGAAGATG GTCCGAAACCTGATCAGCATCAAGAGGGGactgaaaatgcagcagaaa TTTCCACAGTGACTTCACAGCCTGATAAACTGTTTTCCAACCCTGAAAAACTCAAAGGACTGAGCAAGTCAGTACCCTCATTCTTACAGGAAGAG AGTGATGACAGAGAGACAGATACAGCATCAGAAAGCAGTTATTCCTTTGGCAGAATCAAGAAGAGTCCCAGCTCTCTAACCAATCTTAGCAGCTCTTCTGGCATGGCCTCCTTATCCTCT GTGAGCGGCAGCCTGATGAGTATCTACAGTGCAGACTTTGGCAGTGTTGATGTGAAGGGGAACATTCAGTTTGCCATTGATTATGTGGAAAAGCTGAATGAGCTCCACATCTTTATTTGCCAGTGTAAAGACCTGGCAGTAGCAGATGTTAAGCGGCAGCGTTCAGACCC GTACGTAAAGACCTACCTGCTTCCAGAGAAATACAGACTGGGCAAACGGAAGACCTCTGTCAAGAAGAAAACTTTTAATCCAGTCTATAATGAGATACTGCGG TATAAAATTGAGAAGGAGCTCCTAACGAATCAAAGCCTCAATATCTCTGTCTGGCACAATGATACCTTTGGGAGGAATAGCTTCCTTGGCGAAGTGGAGTTGGATTTAGGAGCTTGGGACTGGAATGATCCATCCAATAAGCAGATCAACTGGTTTCCTCTCAAGCCAAGG acttCAGCAGTAACTCTTAACCTAGAAAACAGAGGGGAGATGAAACTAGCCCTCCAGTATGTCCCACATCCAATTGGAG gaaaGAAGACTCTATCTACTGGTGAGGTTCACATCTGGGTGAAGGAATGCCATAACCTCCCTCTTCTGAGAGGCAATAGGCTCAACTCTTTTATTAAATG taCCATTCTTCCAGACACCAGCAGAAAAAGTCGCCAGAAAACAAGGACGGTTGCCAAAACTACAAACCCAGTATTCAACCACACCATGGTCTATGATGGCTTTAGACCAGAAGATTTAAAAGAAGCCTGCATAGAACTCACAGTCTGGGATCACAACAAACTAGCAAACCACTTTCTGGGAGGCCTAAGGATAGGTCTTGGAACAG GCAAAAGCTATGGAACTACAGTAGATTGGATGGATTCTACTTCAGATGAAACTGCCCTTTGGGAGAAGATGATGAACTCTCCAAACACCTGGGTAGAAGATACATTACCTCTCAGGATGCTTATGGTTGCAAAATTGACAAAATAA
- the SYTL2 gene encoding synaptotagmin-like protein 2 isoform X2, whose translation MKVNDESVSKVLDWFKRSSSTEDEELVSMKSQGREPREKVDVSIRTAVLPTEHSGPDMHENTEDIEERPFGKIKQQSSISSTSFTSENMQLIKERVKPKTGEANEKQNDKFLTEFDCTRVEEKEHGQEIKQQNKKSNLLEHQGHKLPAQKCESEKAIQEKRRIRAIRAFWEGDKTIPSHGEKVSINADSSGGRALTGLRESDKPSAVYPPKALHEQSKNTLRSPELSCVSQASRNKSHQSFESGPGHAFEKPGGTLQSDEAREFTELPKASNLNPRAGVNSASSKSKDKDEKKVAASSQQKPSFQVLSLKEKMNEKSQNQILDPSHFQSLRNFWDTGVKFQSSIGREDDSLPYNTKSITYERKSKEDKGGDNVNKQGLIQQQTQTSEKEKIQKLDSAVRKESLESPILKGLNVTHTTNTDSLQLDRQAVTSKSQEKTGLPEQEVKELREKGIVSSKHHHGSLQLQSAGDKAALKETVVGDKLYLPIEKEENKTGPLDKEEVAETVDKVVLPKGELDIFKSCLKKLEKEASEMSCSLNLKGNILKGKHFQSNPCKVFERTGEDSHDIFSVERGEEIGKSTGQVNVSSTDKHENRKSLRKLFREFEPLNLQYQAAEKDDTLEGSQRPQAGLQNLLRETFVSQPSEYRRVGMKTYDDSNSMSQTNCNAESAHQEATGQPEEVRETIEKSVAGSKDNGLSSALGKLLKEASETPPPKPKRADSTAWETAEEQVRTVYEHGGEVLQEICETVERSVAPSKASGLSSALESLLKEASETPSPKPKCADSTAQRTAEVQDKGMMYEHGEEMLQEISETIERSVAPCKVNGLSSALKRLLKEASETPPPKPKRADSTAQRTAEVQDKSTTYECDGQLLQEIHEIIEKSVAPSSDSGLSSALERLLKEASETPPPKQKHADSTVQRTLEVEAKSMTYKHGGEVPQEITENIEKSVAPSKASGLSSALERMLKEASETPSPKPKHADSTVQGTAEVKAVSTAYEHDGEPLQEIGETTERCALSSTGYRGSDVDFQNLPKEVSETPASVLENTDKKIHNKIQTSVGIHVLHQQDSDHPQEIQETIEKTSVSNIAKFEFSRSVEKLLHEASAVSCPITKDLYQQEEFEDHTFPSEKETLFMTRSQPYNALSSYDTQLEIVLKEGAREKYVKASVNDLAVSEIEASSFKRDGAINRIEERIMIPVDLHPLEGKTNMVAIKPFEINEKGMNESTFLETSEQYPEFQALVNFRRASTPLNDESNSPQPEAAQFCQMSLHEDNNEEEGNNLNLGSRISNENSDSLSGTGSSTRSEEELNPVLMALKRSADRKKPSKSLEDIPSATSNKEKINKPKEELVLSAEDVSTVTSQPDKLFSNPEKLKGLSKSVPSFLQEESDDRETDTASESSYSFGRIKKSPSSLTNLSSSSGMASLSSVSGSLMSIYSADFGSVDVKGNIQFAIDYVEKLNELHIFICQCKDLAVADVKRQRSDPYVKTYLLPEKYRLGKRKTSVKKKTFNPVYNEILRYKIEKELLTNQSLNISVWHNDTFGRNSFLGEVELDLGAWDWNDPSNKQINWFPLKPRTSAVTLNLENRGEMKLALQYVPHPIGGKKTLSTGEVHIWVKECHNLPLLRGNRLNSFIKCTILPDTSRKSRQKTRTVAKTTNPVFNHTMVYDGFRPEDLKEACIELTVWDHNKLANHFLGGLRIGLGTGKSYGTTVDWMDSTSDETALWEKMMNSPNTWVEDTLPLRMLMVAKLTK comes from the exons ATGAAAGTGAATGATGAATCTGTATCAAAAGTTTTAGACTGGTTTAAAAGAAGTTCTAGTACTGAAGATGAGGAACTTGTATCAATGAAGTCCCAAGGCAGGGAGCCCAGAGAGAAAGTGGATGTGTCAATCAGAACAGCAGTTCTTCCCACAGAACACAGTGGGCCTGACATgcatgaaaatacagaagataTAGAAGAGAGACCGTTTGGAAAGATTAAACAACAGAGCAGTATTTCATCTACATCCTTTACTTCAGAAAACATGCAGCTGATAAAGGAGAGAGTGAAGCCTAAGACAGGggaagcaaatgaaaagcaaaatgataAATTTCTAACTGAATTTGATTGTACAAGAgttgaagaaaaagaacatgGTCAAGaaatcaaacaacaaaataaaaaatcaaatctcTTGGAACATCAAGGGCACAAGCTACCAGCTCAGAAATGTGAATCAGAGAAAGcaatacaagaaaaaagaagaataaggGCGATCAGAGCATTCTGGGAAGGAGATAAAACTATCCCCAGTCATGGAGAGAAAGTTAGTATCAATGCTGATTCATCAGGTGGCCGTGCATTGACAGGTCTCAGAGAAAGTGACAAACCATCTGCAGTGTATCCCCCTAAGGCACTGCATGAGCAGAGCAAGAATACATTAAGAAGTCCTGAACTAAGTTGTGTGAGCCAGGCTTCAAGAAACAAAAGTCACCAGTCTTTTGAATCTGGACCAGGCCATGCATTTGAAAAGCCAGGAGGGACACTTCAATCTGATGAAGCTCGTGAATTTACAGAGCTCCCAAAAGCCAGTAACTTGAATCCCAGAGCTGGTGTCAATTCAGCTTCCtcaaaaagcaaagacaaagaTGAGAAGAAAGTCGCTGCTTCTTCCCAACAGAAGCCCAGCTTCCAGGTTttgtctttaaaagaaaagatgaatgAAAAGTCCCAGAATCAAATTTTAGATCCTTCACACTTCCAGAGTCTGAGAAACTTCTGGGATACTGGAGTTAAATTCCAGAGCAGCATTGGCAGGGAAGATGATTCTTTGCCATATAACACTAAATCAATAACCtatgaaagaaaatcaaaagaagATAAAGGCGGAGATAATGTGAACAAGCAAGGGTTAATTcaacaacaaacccaaacatctgagaaagaaaaaatacagaaactaGATTCTGCGGTACGCAAAGAGTCTCTAGAATCTCCTATCCTAAAAGGTCTGAATGTGACACACACAACAAATACAGACTCTCTCCAGCTGGACAGACAAGCAGTTACCtcaaaatcccaggaaaagaCGGGTCTTCCAGAGCAAGAAGTTAAAGAACTTAGAGAAAAAGGCATTGTTTCATCAAAACATCATCATGGATCCTTGCAGCTCCAGTCAGCTGGTGATAAAGCTGCTTTAAAGGAGACAGTAGTAGGGGATAAACTATATTTACCTatagaaaaagaggaaaacaagactGGTCCTTTGGATAAAGAGGAAGTTGCAGAGACTGTGGATAAAGTTGTTCTACCTAAAGGTGAGCTTGATATATTTAAATCATGTCTAAAGAAGCTAGAAAAGGAAGCCTCTGAGATGTCATGTAGCTTAAAcctaaaaggaaatattttaaaagggaaaCATTTTCAGTCAAATCCATGCAAGGTCTTTGAGAGAACAGGGGAAGACAGTCatgatattttttctgttgagCGAGGAGAAGAAATAGGCAAAAGTACAGGACAAGTGAATGTGTCATCAACAGATAAGCATGAGAACAGAAAAAGTCTCAGAAAACTGTTTAGGGAATTTGAACCTTTGAATCTGCAATATCAGGCAGCAGAAAAGGATGATACTCTTGAGGGCTCTCAGAGGCCTCAAGCTGGTTTGCAGAACCTTCTCAGAGAAACCTTTGTATCTCAACCTTCTGAATACAGAAGGGTGGGAATGAAAACATATGACGACTCAAATAGTATGTCACAGACTAACTGCAATGCAGAATCAGCACACCAAGAAGCTACTGGTCAGCCTGAAGAGGTACGTGAGACCATAGAGAAGTCTGTAGCTGGATCCAAGGACAATGGCTTGAGTTCTGCTCTAGGGAAGCTGCTGAAGGAGGCTTCTGAAACACCACCTCCTAAACCCAAACGTGCTGACAGCACAGCATGGGAGACTGCTGAGGAGCAAGTTAGGACAGTGTATGAACATGGTGGAGAAGTGCTGCAGGAGATCTGTGAGACTGTAGAAAGGTCTGTTGCCCCATCCAAGGCCAGTGGCTTGAGTTCTGCTTTAGAGAGTCTGCTGAAGGAGGCCTCTGAAACACCCTCTCCTAAACCCAAATGtgctgacagcacagcacaaaggaCTGCTGAGGTGCAAGATAAAGGCATGATGTATGAGCATGGTGAAGAGATGCTGCAGGAAATCAGTGAGACCATAGAAAGGTCTGTTGCCCCATGCAAGGTTAATGGCTTGAGTTCTGCTTTAAAGAGGCTGCTGAAGGAGGCCTCTGAAACACCCCCTCCTAAACCCAAACGtgctgacagcacagcacagagaactgCTGAGGTGCAAGATAAAAGCACAACTTACGAGTGTGAtgggcagctgctgcaagaAATCCATGAGATAATAGAAAAGTCTGTTGCCCCATCTTCAGACAGTGGCTTGAGTTCTGCTTTAGAGAGGCTGCTGAAGGAGGCCTCTGAAACACCCCCTCCGAAACAAAAACATGCTGACAGCACAGTACAGAGAACTCTGGAAGTGGAAGCTAAAAGCATGACCTATAAGCATGGTGGAGAGGTACCTCAAGAAATCACTGAGAATATAGAGAAGTCTGTTGCCCCATCCAAGGCCAGTGGCTTGAGTTCTGCTTTAGAGAGGATGCTGAAGGAGGCCTCTGAAACACCCTCTCCTAAGCCCAAACATGCTGACAGCACAGTACAGGGGACTGCTGAGGTGAAAGCTGTGAGCACAGCCTATGAGCATGATGGAGAGCCGCTGCAGGAAATTGGTGAGACCACAGAAAGATGTGCACTGTCCAGCACTGGGTATAGAGGGTCTGATGTTGATTTTCAGAATCTACCAAAAGAGGTCTCTGAAACACCAGCTTCTGTGCTGGAAAATACGGATAAGAAAATTCATAATAAAATACAGACTAGTGTAGGTATACATGTTCTACATCAACAAGACAGTGATCACCCTCAAGAAATACAAGAAACTATAGAAAAAACTTCTGTTTCAAATATTGCAAAATTTGAATTCAGTCGCTCTGTAGAAAAACTTCTTCATGAAGCATCTGCAGTTTCATGTCCAATAACAAAAGATTTGTATCAGCAAGAGGAATTTGAGGATCATACATTTCCATCAGAAAAAGAGACTCTATTCATGACAAGGTCACAGCCATACAATGCCCTAAGTAGCTATGATACACAATTGGAGATAGTTCTCAAAGAGGGAGCTCGAGAAAAATATGTCAAAGCCTCAGTTAATGATCTTGCAGTAAGTGAAATTGAAGCTTCTAGTTTTAAAAGAGATGGAGCTATTAACAGAATAGAAGAGAGAATCATGATTCCTGTTGATCTTCATCCCTTGGAAGGCAAGACCAATATGGTTGCAATCAAACCATTTGAGATAAATGAAAAAGGGATGAATGAAAGCACATTCTTGGAGACTTCTGAACAGTATCCAGAATTTCAAGCACTGGTGAATTTCAGAAGAGCAAGTACACCACTTAATGATGAAAGCAACTCCCCCCAGCCAGAAGCAGCTCAGTTCTGCCAAATGTCTCTGCATGAGGATAACAATGAAGAGGAAGGCAACAACTTAAATTTGGGATCCAGGATTTCCAATGAAAACTCTGATTCCCTCTCCGGAACCGGAAGTTCAACTC GTTCTGAAGAAGAATTAAACCCTGTTTTGATGGCATTGAAAAGGAGTGCAGATAGGAAAAAGCCTTCCAAAAGTCTAGAGGACATTCCATCAGCCACCTCAA ataaagaaaaaataaataaaccaaaggAAGAATTAGTTCTTAGTGCTGAAGATG TTTCCACAGTGACTTCACAGCCTGATAAACTGTTTTCCAACCCTGAAAAACTCAAAGGACTGAGCAAGTCAGTACCCTCATTCTTACAGGAAGAG AGTGATGACAGAGAGACAGATACAGCATCAGAAAGCAGTTATTCCTTTGGCAGAATCAAGAAGAGTCCCAGCTCTCTAACCAATCTTAGCAGCTCTTCTGGCATGGCCTCCTTATCCTCT GTGAGCGGCAGCCTGATGAGTATCTACAGTGCAGACTTTGGCAGTGTTGATGTGAAGGGGAACATTCAGTTTGCCATTGATTATGTGGAAAAGCTGAATGAGCTCCACATCTTTATTTGCCAGTGTAAAGACCTGGCAGTAGCAGATGTTAAGCGGCAGCGTTCAGACCC GTACGTAAAGACCTACCTGCTTCCAGAGAAATACAGACTGGGCAAACGGAAGACCTCTGTCAAGAAGAAAACTTTTAATCCAGTCTATAATGAGATACTGCGG TATAAAATTGAGAAGGAGCTCCTAACGAATCAAAGCCTCAATATCTCTGTCTGGCACAATGATACCTTTGGGAGGAATAGCTTCCTTGGCGAAGTGGAGTTGGATTTAGGAGCTTGGGACTGGAATGATCCATCCAATAAGCAGATCAACTGGTTTCCTCTCAAGCCAAGG acttCAGCAGTAACTCTTAACCTAGAAAACAGAGGGGAGATGAAACTAGCCCTCCAGTATGTCCCACATCCAATTGGAG gaaaGAAGACTCTATCTACTGGTGAGGTTCACATCTGGGTGAAGGAATGCCATAACCTCCCTCTTCTGAGAGGCAATAGGCTCAACTCTTTTATTAAATG taCCATTCTTCCAGACACCAGCAGAAAAAGTCGCCAGAAAACAAGGACGGTTGCCAAAACTACAAACCCAGTATTCAACCACACCATGGTCTATGATGGCTTTAGACCAGAAGATTTAAAAGAAGCCTGCATAGAACTCACAGTCTGGGATCACAACAAACTAGCAAACCACTTTCTGGGAGGCCTAAGGATAGGTCTTGGAACAG GCAAAAGCTATGGAACTACAGTAGATTGGATGGATTCTACTTCAGATGAAACTGCCCTTTGGGAGAAGATGATGAACTCTCCAAACACCTGGGTAGAAGATACATTACCTCTCAGGATGCTTATGGTTGCAAAATTGACAAAATAA